One Nocardioides luti DNA window includes the following coding sequences:
- a CDS encoding FtsX-like permease family protein → MRTMLATVVRGLRSRALLSMGSVLLTALAIGSAVLGPIFQVAVTNSYLVSRLAEAPNQLTGLSWDFRPDPGGDAAGAVRTASRAVAGIDGPFAAPQTVLETSMTDVYGGRWRLTAKDDACAHLEVEGTCPSKPGEALMLAGDLDFSGTEVGQTVDFGALGKQTITGTYRVPSTGQETFWFDLSRFASIPPHTNRSGTTPYMPAPMVTVPEAFDPLPQGLWHVRVDRRLAVPAHLTLPVIERAETVAASLGKPAEQVRGGTLAGNSINDLSTIVRETRAQQATARASIAPAVISLVLVALALLLRLLMAAADLRLPELALASLRGVGRRQMWALGLSEPAALLLASIPVGAVVGLGLSLGLVRWWLVPGLPVPLPWAAVATGLGVALSALLVAVLAVGLVLRVSLSEQLTGVRRPKQSSRTTIVAQLVLVAGAVAVLASKLSVGKPGDPDATDLVLPVLLAVVAGLAATKVTGWLATAWTRRRRGGRSLPGFVAARAISRRQEGTLVILPVTAAIAICVFGAGVYDSAAQWRASVAATAAPAQVVWRSPLTIDQTVDLTHAIDPDGQYLMAAGTLVTQGPTFAVVDTPRLSRVAAWQDQWTPGLSTAEITDELTVQATIPTVTGRRVELTVDNGTEADEVVVRLRLDAEGTRIHYAYVGPFGPGESTMTARTPWCDDGCALQAITLGGPAALPVVANGTLTLSDLAADGTPVTGAFDGAGWARAPDASAGDAITGVTTQDGALRVDLASDTTPVIAQLTSGAIPEALPVLRGVDATTEARGGAASETSATTFPVDPVAEAESVPLLGPIGLMIDYGMLTSDREIYEQQDATILVLARGDTPVAMQRQLQDAGVSVQTTLADVQRTLDQSAYALALRLYAVVAALVLLMALAGLFVSTAVQLPARRRDAASLRVVGVPRRSVMSAVLRELAFVLGGTAIAGLAAGTLAQYVVLRTVTLGYVESITTPALIATIDPGRLAVLSALAALLFGSVALGSALLTVRGARGATLRESAR, encoded by the coding sequence ATGAGGACCATGCTCGCCACCGTCGTCCGGGGGCTGCGCTCCCGCGCGCTGCTCTCGATGGGCTCGGTGCTGCTCACCGCGCTCGCCATCGGCTCCGCGGTGCTCGGCCCGATCTTCCAGGTCGCCGTCACCAACTCCTACCTCGTCAGCCGGCTGGCCGAGGCGCCCAACCAGCTCACCGGGTTGAGCTGGGACTTCCGGCCCGACCCCGGCGGCGACGCCGCGGGCGCGGTGCGGACCGCGAGCCGCGCGGTCGCCGGGATCGACGGTCCCTTCGCGGCGCCGCAGACGGTCCTCGAGACCTCGATGACCGACGTGTACGGCGGGCGCTGGCGGCTGACCGCCAAGGACGACGCGTGCGCCCACCTCGAGGTCGAGGGCACCTGCCCGAGCAAGCCGGGCGAGGCGCTGATGCTCGCGGGCGACCTGGACTTCTCGGGCACCGAGGTCGGCCAGACCGTCGACTTCGGCGCCCTCGGCAAGCAGACGATCACCGGCACCTACCGCGTCCCGTCGACCGGTCAGGAGACCTTCTGGTTCGACCTGTCGCGCTTCGCGAGCATCCCGCCGCACACCAACCGCTCCGGCACCACGCCGTACATGCCGGCACCCATGGTCACCGTCCCCGAGGCCTTCGACCCCCTGCCCCAGGGGCTCTGGCACGTTCGCGTCGACCGTCGCCTCGCGGTGCCGGCGCACCTGACCCTGCCCGTCATCGAGCGCGCCGAGACCGTGGCCGCGTCGCTCGGGAAGCCCGCCGAGCAGGTCCGTGGCGGGACCCTGGCGGGCAACTCGATCAACGACCTGTCCACGATCGTGCGGGAGACGCGCGCGCAGCAGGCGACCGCCCGGGCCTCGATCGCCCCCGCCGTGATCTCCCTGGTCCTCGTCGCGCTCGCGCTGCTGCTGCGGCTGCTGATGGCGGCCGCCGACCTGCGCCTCCCCGAGCTCGCGCTCGCCTCGCTGCGTGGCGTGGGCCGCCGCCAGATGTGGGCGCTCGGCCTCTCGGAGCCCGCGGCGCTGCTGCTGGCCTCGATCCCGGTCGGCGCCGTCGTCGGCCTCGGCCTCTCGCTCGGTCTGGTCCGCTGGTGGCTGGTGCCCGGCCTGCCGGTCCCGCTGCCGTGGGCGGCCGTGGCGACCGGTCTCGGGGTGGCGCTCTCCGCGCTCCTCGTGGCCGTGCTCGCGGTCGGCCTGGTGCTCCGGGTCTCGCTGTCCGAGCAGCTCACCGGCGTACGCCGTCCCAAGCAGAGCAGCCGCACCACGATCGTCGCCCAGCTCGTCCTGGTGGCCGGCGCCGTCGCCGTGCTCGCCAGCAAGCTCTCGGTCGGGAAGCCCGGCGACCCGGACGCGACCGACCTGGTGCTGCCGGTGCTCCTCGCCGTCGTCGCCGGGCTGGCCGCGACCAAGGTGACCGGCTGGCTGGCCACCGCGTGGACCCGCCGCCGTCGCGGGGGTCGCTCGCTGCCCGGCTTCGTCGCCGCCCGCGCGATCAGCCGCCGTCAGGAGGGCACCCTGGTGATCCTCCCGGTGACCGCGGCGATCGCGATCTGCGTCTTCGGGGCCGGCGTCTACGACTCGGCCGCGCAGTGGCGGGCCTCGGTCGCCGCGACCGCGGCGCCTGCACAGGTCGTGTGGCGCTCCCCGCTCACGATCGACCAGACCGTCGACCTGACGCACGCGATCGACCCGGACGGGCAGTACCTCATGGCCGCCGGCACCCTCGTCACCCAGGGACCGACCTTCGCGGTCGTCGACACGCCCCGGCTCAGCCGGGTCGCGGCCTGGCAGGACCAGTGGACCCCCGGGCTCAGCACCGCGGAGATCACCGACGAGCTCACCGTGCAGGCGACCATCCCGACCGTCACCGGGCGCCGCGTCGAGCTGACCGTGGACAACGGCACCGAGGCCGACGAGGTCGTGGTCCGGCTGCGGCTCGACGCCGAGGGCACCCGCATCCACTACGCGTACGTCGGCCCGTTCGGGCCCGGCGAGAGCACGATGACCGCGCGCACGCCGTGGTGCGACGACGGGTGCGCGCTGCAGGCGATCACCCTCGGCGGCCCGGCCGCCCTGCCGGTCGTCGCCAACGGCACCCTCACGCTCTCCGACCTCGCCGCCGACGGCACCCCGGTGACCGGGGCGTTCGACGGGGCCGGCTGGGCCCGCGCCCCCGACGCCTCCGCGGGCGACGCGATCACCGGGGTGACCACCCAGGACGGCGCACTGCGCGTCGACCTGGCCAGCGACACCACGCCGGTCATCGCGCAGCTGACCTCGGGCGCGATCCCCGAGGCGCTGCCGGTGCTGCGCGGCGTGGACGCCACGACCGAGGCCCGCGGCGGCGCGGCGTCCGAGACGAGCGCGACCACCTTCCCGGTGGACCCCGTGGCGGAGGCGGAGAGCGTGCCGCTGCTCGGCCCGATCGGGCTGATGATCGACTACGGGATGCTCACCTCCGACCGGGAGATCTACGAGCAGCAGGACGCCACGATCCTGGTGCTCGCCCGGGGCGACACGCCCGTCGCGATGCAGCGGCAGCTGCAGGACGCCGGGGTCTCCGTGCAGACCACGCTGGCCGACGTCCAGCGCACGCTCGACCAGAGCGCCTACGCCCTCGCGCTGCGGCTCTACGCCGTCGTCGCGGCGCTGGTGCTGCTGATGGCGCTGGCCGGGCTGTTCGTGAGCACCGCGGTCCAGCTGCCGGCGCGGCGCCGGGACGCGGCCTCGCTGCGGGTCGTCGGCGTGCCCCGCCGCTCGGTGATGTCCGCGGTGCTCCGCGAGCTCGCGTTCGTGCTCGGCGGCACCGCGATCGCCGGGCTCGCGGCCGGGACGCTCGCGCAGTACGTCGTGCTGCGCACCGTGACGCTCGGGTACGTCGAGAGCATCACCACCCCCGCCCTGATCGCCACCATCGACCCCGGCCGGCTCGCGGTGCTGTCCGCCCTGGCCGCGCTGCTCTTCGGCTCGGTCGCGCTCGGCAGCGCCCTGCTGACGGTGCGCGGCGCGCGCGGCGCGACGCTGCGCGAGTCCGCGCGCTAG
- a CDS encoding glycoside hydrolase family 6 protein: MLLRCRVRARPGVLAALATTLPALAIVATGLGSPAVPVSATPLVLTPLAVERAHPAGSDAPGTTGTTPRAGDPRRTRGLFVDPLMKAKTEGGPAYKKIARRAQALWITDYYKKATVQDVVLNYAERANDANKTPLLSIYNIPDRDCGLYSSNDDQITDAYYKKWIAQVAAGVKGQHAIVVLEPDAVPFIGNPQCTGQGDRLGLLRRAARMLERAGAWVYLDAGHSGWQTPEHMAPLLKQAGIASARGFSTNIGNFRPTADEQAYATALVTELRKIGVKGTKYVIETGRNGGGTPPNGYDVCNPTWARLGKPPRLQFDGAFDGTLWVKNPGESDGPCNGGPDSGLWCDFLADRLLGRTPEADHC; this comes from the coding sequence GTGCTCCTCCGTTGCCGTGTCCGCGCGCGCCCGGGTGTCCTCGCGGCCCTGGCGACGACGCTGCCTGCGCTCGCCATCGTCGCCACCGGCCTGGGCTCGCCCGCCGTGCCGGTGTCCGCGACCCCGCTGGTCCTGACCCCGCTCGCGGTCGAGCGCGCCCATCCGGCCGGCTCGGACGCGCCCGGCACGACCGGCACCACCCCGCGCGCGGGCGACCCGCGGCGGACCCGCGGCCTGTTCGTGGACCCGTTGATGAAGGCGAAGACCGAGGGCGGGCCGGCGTACAAGAAGATCGCGCGCCGGGCGCAGGCCCTGTGGATCACCGACTACTACAAGAAGGCGACCGTCCAGGACGTCGTGCTCAACTACGCCGAGCGCGCCAACGACGCCAACAAGACGCCGCTGCTGTCGATCTACAACATCCCGGACCGCGACTGCGGGCTCTACTCGTCGAACGACGACCAGATCACCGACGCCTACTACAAGAAGTGGATCGCGCAGGTGGCCGCCGGGGTCAAGGGCCAGCACGCCATCGTGGTGCTCGAGCCGGACGCGGTGCCGTTCATCGGCAACCCGCAGTGCACCGGCCAGGGCGACCGGCTCGGGCTGCTGCGACGGGCCGCGCGGATGCTCGAGCGGGCCGGTGCCTGGGTCTACCTCGACGCCGGGCACTCCGGGTGGCAGACGCCCGAGCACATGGCGCCGCTGCTCAAGCAGGCCGGCATCGCCAGCGCCCGCGGCTTCAGCACCAACATCGGCAACTTCCGCCCGACCGCCGACGAGCAGGCCTACGCCACCGCCCTGGTCACCGAGCTGAGGAAGATCGGCGTGAAGGGCACGAAGTACGTCATCGAGACGGGACGCAACGGCGGCGGCACGCCGCCCAACGGGTACGACGTCTGCAACCCGACCTGGGCCCGGCTCGGCAAGCCGCCGCGGCTGCAGTTCGACGGCGCCTTCGACGGGACCCTATGGGTCAAGAACCCCGGTGAGTCCGACGGGCCGTGCAACGGCGGCCCGGACTCCGGGCTGTGGTGCGACTTCCTCGCCGACCGGCTGCTCGGGCGCACGCCCGAGGCCGACCACTGCTGA
- a CDS encoding maleylpyruvate isomerase N-terminal domain-containing protein yields the protein MTDWAQLYRDHVDAVAALATGLDEPTLATRVAGTPEWTVREVVAHLAGGPADSLTGRTEGAPGPEWTARHVAERAGRDVGELVAELRANTEATAASTVDNPRPAVVWDIAVHHADLHEALGRHRLPEHLWAPVLAAVAPGLLARAPAEVVCGGETWGAGGPRVEVAPYELFRGVFSRRSRAQMQAWGGPVLEPDHLDGLCIFGPRDDDQPLPG from the coding sequence ATGACCGACTGGGCCCAGCTCTACCGCGACCACGTCGACGCCGTCGCGGCCCTCGCCACCGGGCTCGACGAGCCGACGCTCGCGACGCGGGTGGCCGGGACGCCGGAGTGGACCGTCCGCGAGGTGGTCGCCCACCTGGCCGGCGGACCCGCGGACAGCCTCACGGGGCGCACCGAGGGCGCCCCCGGTCCGGAGTGGACCGCGCGGCACGTCGCCGAGCGCGCCGGGCGCGACGTCGGCGAGCTGGTGGCCGAGCTGCGCGCGAACACCGAGGCGACGGCGGCCTCTACCGTGGACAACCCGCGCCCGGCCGTCGTCTGGGACATCGCCGTCCACCACGCCGACCTGCACGAGGCACTCGGTCGCCACCGGCTGCCCGAGCACCTCTGGGCGCCGGTGCTCGCCGCCGTCGCGCCCGGGCTGCTGGCCCGGGCGCCGGCCGAGGTGGTCTGCGGCGGGGAGACCTGGGGCGCCGGCGGCCCGCGCGTCGAGGTGGCGCCGTACGAGCTCTTCCGCGGCGTGTTCTCCCGGCGCTCGCGCGCCCAGATGCAGGCCTGGGGCGGCCCGGTGCTGGAGCCCGACCACCTCGACGGGCTGTGCATCTTCGGCCCGCGCGACGACGACCAGCCGCTGCCCGGCTGA
- a CDS encoding YciI family protein gives MSQYLLSVHHTADDPMLSAPLEEMQPVFEAVGRFNDRLMAEGAWVFAGGLHPIESATTVDNTGAEPIVTDGPFAESKEWIGGFWIIEAPDLDAALAWAAEGSKACAGKVEVRPFQEEPA, from the coding sequence ATGAGCCAGTACCTGCTGTCCGTCCACCACACCGCCGACGACCCGATGCTGAGCGCTCCCCTCGAGGAGATGCAGCCGGTCTTCGAGGCCGTCGGCCGCTTCAACGACCGGCTGATGGCGGAGGGTGCCTGGGTCTTCGCGGGCGGGCTGCACCCGATCGAGTCCGCGACCACGGTCGACAACACGGGTGCCGAGCCGATCGTCACCGACGGGCCGTTCGCCGAGTCCAAGGAGTGGATCGGCGGCTTCTGGATCATCGAGGCACCGGACCTGGACGCCGCGCTGGCCTGGGCCGCGGAGGGCTCGAAGGCCTGCGCCGGCAAGGTCGAGGTGCGGCCCTTCCAGGAGGAGCCCGCGTGA
- a CDS encoding RNA polymerase sigma factor: MSAAHDAVERIYREEYGRVVASLVRRFGDIDVAEEAAGEALLTALERWPADGVPPNPGGWLTTTAARRAIDKLRRESRRDAKHQAALMIDDDTPHEPTGVVEDDRLRMVFTCCHPALAPEARVALTLKLLGGLTVAEIAQAFLVPETTMAQRITRAKKKIRDAHIPYRVPAPADLTARLGGVLAVVYLVFNEGYLASAGDTPVREELTGEAIRLGRVLRQLLPDVPEVTGLLALMLLTEARRPVRFAGGELVPLHEQDRGGWDRALIAEGHDLVRACLAAGRPGQYQLLAAVNAVHTDAPTAADTDWGQIATLYAQLETIAPSPVVSLNRAVAVAELDGPEVALALVDRLDLTAYHPWHATRADLLRRVGRSAEARAAYDAAIAATGNDAERAYLARRRGSLAP, translated from the coding sequence ATGAGCGCGGCCCACGACGCGGTCGAGCGGATCTACCGCGAGGAGTACGGCCGGGTGGTCGCCTCGCTGGTGCGCCGCTTCGGTGACATCGACGTCGCCGAGGAGGCGGCCGGCGAGGCCCTCCTGACCGCCCTCGAGCGGTGGCCGGCCGACGGCGTCCCGCCCAACCCCGGTGGCTGGCTGACCACGACCGCCGCCCGCCGGGCGATCGACAAGCTGCGCCGCGAGTCCCGCCGCGACGCCAAGCACCAGGCGGCCCTGATGATCGACGACGACACCCCGCACGAGCCGACCGGCGTCGTCGAGGACGACCGGCTCCGAATGGTCTTCACCTGCTGCCACCCGGCACTCGCCCCCGAGGCCCGGGTGGCGCTGACCCTCAAGCTGCTCGGCGGCCTGACGGTCGCCGAGATCGCCCAGGCGTTCCTCGTGCCCGAGACGACGATGGCGCAGCGGATCACCCGCGCGAAGAAGAAGATCCGCGACGCCCACATCCCCTACCGGGTGCCGGCGCCGGCGGACCTGACCGCCCGGCTGGGCGGGGTGCTGGCCGTCGTCTACCTCGTCTTCAACGAGGGCTACCTCGCCAGCGCCGGCGACACCCCGGTCCGCGAGGAGCTCACCGGCGAGGCGATCCGGCTGGGCCGCGTGCTCCGCCAGCTGCTCCCCGACGTGCCGGAGGTGACCGGGCTGCTCGCCCTGATGCTGCTCACCGAGGCGCGCCGCCCGGTCCGCTTCGCCGGCGGCGAGCTGGTCCCCCTGCACGAGCAGGACCGCGGCGGCTGGGACCGCGCTCTCATCGCCGAGGGGCACGACCTGGTCCGCGCGTGCCTCGCGGCCGGCCGCCCGGGGCAGTACCAGCTGCTCGCCGCCGTCAACGCCGTGCACACCGACGCGCCGACCGCCGCCGACACCGACTGGGGGCAGATCGCGACGCTCTACGCCCAGCTCGAGACCATCGCGCCGAGCCCGGTCGTCTCCCTCAACCGGGCCGTCGCCGTCGCGGAGCTGGACGGGCCCGAGGTCGCCCTCGCCCTGGTCGACCGGCTCGACCTGACGGCGTACCACCCCTGGCACGCGACTCGCGCCGACCTGCTCCGCCGGGTCGGGCGCAGCGCTGAGGCGCGGGCGGCGTACGACGCGGCCATCGCCGCCACCGGCAACGACGCCGAGCGCGCCTACCTCGCCCGGAGGCGTGGCAGTCTGGCGCCATGA
- a CDS encoding ATP-binding cassette domain-containing protein produces the protein MSDLRLSGITYVLSRTLLDDVSLDFKAGELTALSGPSGSGKTTLLSVAGGLIEPTSGTSSYADGSMWLGTGDPRPEVAFVLQVYGLVPILSARENVSVALRARGVKPAEADERAEAALARFHIADLGDRQVEELSGGQMQRVALARGLCVGAGVLLADEPTSELDEGNRGLVLAELRKEADRGAVVVVATHDPAVADACDAHYVIDEGRLVDHVEEVHFEHFAHPERRLVEEAAPPHFDDMPAAAPATGERAPDEPAPEPTPAPARHRLSEDDAAFRRPDPK, from the coding sequence GTGAGCGACCTCCGGCTGTCCGGGATCACCTACGTCCTGTCCCGGACCCTCCTCGACGACGTCTCCCTGGACTTCAAGGCGGGCGAGCTCACCGCGCTCTCCGGCCCCAGCGGCTCCGGCAAGACCACGCTGCTCTCCGTGGCGGGCGGGCTGATCGAGCCGACCAGCGGCACGTCGTCGTACGCCGACGGCTCGATGTGGCTGGGCACCGGCGACCCCCGGCCCGAGGTCGCGTTCGTGCTGCAGGTCTACGGCCTGGTCCCGATCCTCTCGGCCCGCGAGAACGTCTCGGTCGCCCTGCGCGCCCGCGGCGTCAAGCCCGCCGAGGCCGACGAGCGCGCCGAGGCCGCGCTCGCCCGCTTCCACATCGCCGACCTCGGCGACCGCCAGGTCGAGGAGCTGTCCGGTGGGCAGATGCAGCGCGTGGCCCTGGCCCGCGGGCTCTGCGTCGGCGCCGGGGTGCTGCTCGCCGACGAGCCGACCAGCGAGCTCGACGAGGGCAACCGCGGGCTGGTGCTGGCCGAGCTGCGCAAGGAGGCCGACCGCGGCGCGGTCGTCGTCGTCGCGACCCACGACCCGGCGGTGGCCGACGCGTGCGACGCGCACTACGTCATCGACGAGGGCCGGCTGGTCGACCACGTCGAGGAGGTGCACTTCGAGCACTTCGCGCACCCCGAGCGGCGCCTGGTCGAGGAGGCGGCCCCGCCGCACTTCGACGACATGCCCGCGGCGGCCCCCGCCACCGGAGAGCGTGCCCCCGACGAGCCCGCTCCCGAGCCCACGCCCGCCCCGGCCCGCCACCGCCTGAGCGAGGACGACGCCGCCTTCCGTCGCCCCGACCCGAAGTGA
- a CDS encoding SRPBCC family protein, with translation MQLRRTVLTQASPDRVFAYLSDFTTTTEWDPGTVSTVRIQGDGGVGTTYRNVSKFLGRESELTYTVEELTTPRKIALRGENKTVTAHDTMELKAAGAGTEVTYTADFTFKGVARFVAPLLAPALKKLGDDAEEGLADALGKLA, from the coding sequence ATGCAGCTCCGACGCACCGTCCTGACCCAGGCCAGCCCCGACCGGGTCTTCGCGTACCTCAGCGACTTCACCACGACCACCGAGTGGGACCCGGGCACCGTCTCGACGGTCCGGATCCAGGGGGACGGCGGCGTCGGCACGACCTACCGCAACGTCTCGAAGTTCCTCGGCCGCGAGTCCGAGCTGACCTACACCGTCGAGGAGCTGACCACGCCGCGGAAGATCGCGCTGCGCGGGGAGAACAAGACCGTCACGGCCCACGACACGATGGAGCTCAAGGCCGCGGGGGCCGGGACCGAGGTGACCTACACCGCCGACTTCACCTTCAAGGGGGTCGCGCGGTTCGTCGCCCCGCTGCTCGCGCCGGCGCTCAAGAAGCTCGGCGACGACGCCGAGGAGGGCCTCGCCGACGCGCTGGGCAAGCTGGCATGA
- a CDS encoding DUF427 domain-containing protein: MTRSARWPEPLPAEDGQESVWDYPRPPRLEPTTELVEVVLGGRVIASTTAGWRILETSHPPTYYLPRDAFEPGVLREAGGQSWCEFKGRASYFDLVSGDTVATKAAWTYLRPSDAYEDIAGAIALMPGAVDRCTVDGEVVVPQPGGFYGGWITSRVVGPFKGEPGTLGW; this comes from the coding sequence ATGACCCGGTCCGCCCGCTGGCCCGAGCCGCTGCCGGCCGAGGACGGCCAGGAGTCGGTCTGGGACTACCCCCGCCCGCCCCGGCTCGAGCCGACCACCGAGCTCGTCGAGGTCGTGCTCGGCGGCCGCGTGATCGCGAGCACCACCGCCGGATGGCGGATCCTCGAGACCAGCCACCCCCCGACGTACTACCTGCCCCGCGACGCCTTCGAGCCCGGCGTCCTGCGCGAGGCCGGCGGCCAGTCGTGGTGCGAGTTCAAGGGCCGGGCGTCGTACTTCGACCTGGTCAGCGGCGACACCGTGGCCACCAAGGCGGCCTGGACCTACCTGCGCCCGAGCGACGCCTACGAGGACATCGCCGGCGCGATCGCGCTGATGCCCGGTGCCGTCGACCGCTGCACCGTCGACGGCGAGGTCGTCGTGCCGCAGCCGGGCGGGTTCTACGGCGGCTGGATCACCTCGCGCGTGGTCGGTCCCTTCAAGGGGGAGCCGGGCACGCTCGGCTGGTGA
- a CDS encoding FtsX-like permease family protein: MNRTLRGAWSRRGTLLPLLLLTVVVVAGAVTVIGFADEAGTSPLLAVPLLLLGLVAVPATGRELATARRAEIAISRLRGLQGPSLYLLLAAEPLLVLVVGGVLGLVAGAAGSWLAAHLWVDADAALPGASAVLAGAGIVVVALVAVLVGMASALREPLSEQVSLAARPRRAGTGAIFASILVLVGAGVAAYRAGVAGDEPDLVVLAGPALVGLAVGQVVVWLVRLLARLAVGRTSRGGLGGFLAVRRLARVADAAASLRVLVAASVVAALAVTGATQVDDWTDDTARLRAGAPLRIDVDLDAAGVLGMAQAVDPDGRWLMAAVLVAGEGSVAARRAFVDTDRYDRVVGDFFGGTDASGVVDRVGDLADGGSALASGRELSADVEGVSARRSGQMRPRVLVTFRAGLGDEQEVRLRATIAQDGAATTVSVPVSCEAGCVVTDIKLARSTGDTTLPWVLTALRIGDQDVLDAGWKPAFPPRNFRGTPIPGGPEPVDNGLLAVATRRTLEAVPVASTAQVPVLATDTATWDGKPMLDSTGGDERPADVLERLPALPLVEGDGLLADLRVSAAGAPPTVPAAQVMVLARSDTPAKVLAGLDDVAVGAPHTLAQVDRQTADESGAAQARVYSLMAGFCLLVALLVLAAAVNRQRTAWVREVAALRVIGIPLPTLRRSGRVEVGVLVVASVVATVVGAVLAVRLLLAHLALVAVPLHAVPLRSTLEAGPVLLAAVVVALAVAAVSGRGRSVPGERSRPAILREEGAA; the protein is encoded by the coding sequence GTGAACCGCACGCTCCGGGGCGCCTGGTCCCGGCGGGGCACGCTGCTGCCGCTGCTGCTGCTGACCGTCGTGGTCGTGGCCGGCGCGGTGACGGTGATCGGCTTCGCCGACGAGGCCGGCACCTCGCCGTTGCTCGCCGTCCCCCTCCTCCTGCTCGGGCTGGTCGCCGTCCCCGCCACCGGCCGCGAGCTCGCGACCGCCCGCCGCGCGGAGATCGCGATCTCGCGGCTCCGCGGGCTGCAGGGACCCTCGCTCTACCTCCTGCTGGCCGCCGAGCCGCTGCTCGTCCTCGTCGTCGGTGGCGTCCTCGGGCTGGTCGCCGGCGCCGCGGGATCGTGGCTGGCCGCGCACCTCTGGGTCGACGCCGACGCCGCCCTGCCCGGGGCCAGCGCCGTGCTGGCCGGCGCCGGGATCGTCGTCGTCGCGCTGGTCGCCGTGCTGGTCGGCATGGCCTCGGCGCTGCGCGAGCCGCTCTCGGAGCAGGTCAGCCTCGCGGCCCGCCCGCGCCGGGCCGGCACCGGGGCGATCTTCGCCAGCATCCTGGTCCTCGTGGGGGCGGGGGTCGCGGCCTACCGCGCCGGCGTCGCCGGCGACGAGCCCGACCTCGTCGTGCTCGCCGGGCCCGCGCTGGTCGGCCTCGCGGTCGGGCAGGTCGTGGTCTGGCTGGTCCGGCTGCTGGCCCGCCTCGCCGTCGGCCGCACCAGCCGCGGCGGTCTCGGCGGCTTCCTCGCCGTACGCCGCCTGGCGCGCGTGGCCGATGCGGCCGCCTCGCTCCGCGTGCTGGTCGCGGCCTCGGTCGTCGCCGCGCTGGCGGTCACGGGGGCGACCCAGGTCGACGACTGGACCGACGACACCGCGCGGCTGCGGGCCGGTGCCCCGCTGCGCATCGACGTGGACCTCGACGCCGCGGGGGTGCTCGGCATGGCCCAGGCGGTCGACCCGGACGGGCGCTGGCTGATGGCCGCCGTGCTCGTCGCCGGCGAGGGCAGCGTCGCGGCCCGCCGGGCCTTCGTGGACACCGACCGCTACGACCGCGTGGTCGGCGACTTCTTCGGCGGCACCGACGCCAGCGGGGTGGTCGACCGGGTCGGCGACCTGGCCGACGGCGGCTCCGCCCTGGCGAGCGGCCGCGAGCTCAGCGCCGACGTCGAGGGCGTCAGCGCCCGCCGCAGCGGGCAGATGCGACCGCGCGTCCTGGTGACCTTCCGCGCCGGCCTCGGCGACGAGCAGGAGGTCCGCCTCCGCGCGACCATCGCGCAGGACGGTGCCGCCACCACCGTCAGCGTCCCCGTCTCCTGCGAGGCGGGCTGCGTCGTCACCGACATCAAGCTCGCCCGCAGCACGGGCGACACGACGCTGCCGTGGGTGCTGACCGCCCTGCGGATCGGCGACCAGGACGTGCTCGACGCCGGCTGGAAGCCCGCCTTCCCGCCCCGCAACTTCCGCGGCACCCCGATCCCGGGCGGACCCGAGCCGGTCGACAACGGGCTGCTCGCCGTCGCCACCCGACGCACCCTCGAGGCCGTCCCCGTCGCCTCCACCGCGCAGGTCCCGGTCCTGGCCACCGACACCGCCACCTGGGACGGGAAGCCGATGCTCGACTCCACCGGCGGCGACGAGCGCCCGGCCGACGTGCTCGAGCGGCTCCCCGCGCTGCCGCTCGTCGAGGGCGACGGCCTGCTGGCCGACCTCCGGGTCTCGGCGGCCGGCGCGCCCCCGACCGTCCCGGCCGCCCAGGTGATGGTGCTCGCCCGCAGCGACACCCCCGCGAAGGTCCTCGCCGGTCTCGACGACGTCGCCGTCGGCGCCCCGCACACGCTCGCCCAGGTCGACCGGCAGACCGCGGACGAGTCCGGCGCCGCGCAGGCGCGGGTCTACTCCTTGATGGCCGGCTTCTGCCTGCTCGTCGCCCTGCTCGTGCTGGCCGCGGCGGTCAACCGGCAGCGGACCGCGTGGGTCCGCGAGGTCGCGGCCCTGCGCGTCATCGGCATCCCGCTCCCGACGCTGCGGCGCTCGGGCCGGGTCGAGGTCGGGGTCCTCGTCGTGGCCAGCGTGGTCGCCACCGTGGTCGGCGCGGTGCTGGCCGTCCGCCTGCTGCTCGCGCACCTCGCCCTCGTGGCCGTCCCGCTGCACGCCGTACCCCTCCGCAGCACGCTGGAGGCCGGCCCGGTCCTCCTCGCCGCCGTCGTGGTCGCGCTCGCCGTCGCCGCCGTCAGCGGCCGCGGCCGCAGCGTGCCGGGCGAGCGCAGCCGACCCGCCATCCTGCGCGAGGAGGGGGCCGCATGA